Proteins encoded by one window of Bacillota bacterium:
- a CDS encoding IS1634 family transposase: MEKALGLSYHELTFKVHEEGKVLKRSSRGRPSKDEVAQAETVYRLDITVHKNDVKIKEYRDKEGMFVLVSNVPKEQMDDTDILREYKEQVSVEACFKVLKAPYFIDELFVKSPKRLEALGYVMIISLMILNLLERNVRASLKKEGGRIQIAGKVKTDRPTGNAIVEALDQISVVLVYQPKTHDWRVRFLFV, from the coding sequence GTGGAGAAAGCCCTTGGACTTTCATATCATGAGCTAACGTTTAAGGTTCATGAAGAAGGAAAGGTTTTAAAACGCTCATCAAGGGGACGTCCCAGTAAAGATGAAGTTGCACAGGCTGAAACTGTATACCGGTTGGATATAACAGTGCACAAAAATGATGTAAAAATCAAGGAATACCGGGATAAAGAAGGAATGTTTGTACTTGTAAGCAATGTTCCGAAAGAACAAATGGATGATACGGATATACTACGGGAGTATAAGGAGCAGGTATCCGTGGAAGCATGCTTCAAGGTTCTTAAAGCTCCCTACTTTATTGACGAACTATTTGTAAAGAGCCCTAAGAGGTTGGAAGCATTGGGGTATGTCATGATTATCTCACTTATGATATTAAACTTACTGGAGCGTAATGTAAGGGCCTCACTAAAAAAAGAAGGTGGAAGAATTCAAATAGCAGGCAAGGTAAAGACAGACCGTCCAACAGGAAATGCCATAGTGGAAGCACTTGACCAGATTTCTGTTGTACTTGTGTATCAACCGAAGACACATGATTGGCGGGTGCGATTTTTATTTGTGTAA
- a CDS encoding DUF4277 domain-containing protein, translating into MAINVQEKIKLCIDGALPLLKGICDKIGLSELIDEKLGNQDDRRVSTGKAIMTIVLNTIAQRRPLYKLERFYVKRTLWKKLIRWRKPLDFHIMS; encoded by the coding sequence GTGGCAATAAATGTACAGGAAAAAATCAAATTATGTATAGACGGAGCACTGCCGCTCCTTAAAGGGATATGTGATAAAATCGGTCTTTCCGAGCTAATTGATGAAAAATTGGGCAACCAGGATGATAGGAGAGTGAGTACCGGAAAAGCTATTATGACAATAGTACTGAACACTATAGCACAGAGACGTCCGTTATATAAACTTGAAAGGTTTTATGTGAAAAGGACGCTCTGGAAGAAATTAATCAGGTGGAGAAAGCCCTTGGACTTTCATATCATGAGCTAA